In Thiospirochaeta perfilievii, a single window of DNA contains:
- a CDS encoding cache domain-containing protein: protein MKIKTKLFVSIGGSLIILLALSFEILMLLTSNTITLKLNDQLKNQVGNVTNQVSDLITTSARSYLRAIGEKSNSISNEYYSQFERGEISFDQAYSRSLKSVSQFKFLGSGIVFITDEKGIIISHPNPKREGTIAPMQAWIQRLKPDESTYKFYEFQSKNKLVFRVYNPNFKYNICVDANTLEFLEAVDLEELNKTINGVKIGLTGYPIIMSKEGVIITNPNKELINTVADDNFTRVLSKDSGFYKFVGSDGSTKFVSFRLEKNSNLYICLYGSVSEFYDTVDIIKRSVYWLGLIVLIILGVLIFVVLSTITIPIKTFTNNLDDVVHGQGDLTKRIKLTSRDEIGLMVKLFNSFLNTIQDIIIEIKSSVQASINIRSHIVYRINETFAAVKKILVNIVSIKNQAKQLDSKVLRSAEAAKEINRSIHDLNKSIFDQKSIINTATSGVTSMIESFKDIELFIGESKDNILRIISHVSDDKSIKYLEESIKLFDRIKKQTHTLNSEGQDIILKVEQLKISSDNIAEKSYGIKKEADSVENIMDDSKNIANYVVESMDIITGMAKKISNSMERLERNTIDLEESGESLRKSVNRFKT from the coding sequence TTGAAAATAAAAACTAAGCTTTTTGTATCTATTGGTGGCTCGTTAATAATCTTGTTGGCATTATCCTTTGAGATTTTAATGCTGTTGACCTCAAATACAATTACATTGAAACTAAATGATCAGTTGAAAAACCAGGTTGGAAATGTTACTAACCAGGTTTCCGATTTAATAACTACATCTGCCCGTTCCTACTTAAGAGCTATTGGAGAGAAGTCTAACTCCATATCTAATGAGTATTATTCTCAATTTGAACGAGGAGAAATAAGTTTTGATCAAGCTTATAGTAGGTCTTTGAAATCTGTATCCCAGTTTAAATTTCTTGGATCAGGAATTGTTTTTATTACAGATGAAAAGGGTATAATTATCTCCCACCCAAATCCTAAAAGGGAGGGGACCATCGCTCCAATGCAGGCTTGGATTCAAAGACTAAAACCAGATGAGTCCACATATAAGTTTTATGAGTTCCAAAGTAAAAATAAGTTGGTATTTCGGGTGTATAACCCAAACTTTAAATATAACATCTGTGTAGATGCTAATACTTTGGAATTTCTAGAGGCCGTAGACCTAGAAGAGCTTAATAAAACTATAAATGGAGTTAAAATTGGTTTAACTGGTTACCCTATTATCATGTCTAAAGAAGGGGTGATAATAACAAACCCAAATAAAGAGCTTATTAACACAGTTGCTGATGATAATTTTACTAGAGTTTTAAGTAAAGATAGTGGTTTTTATAAGTTTGTAGGAAGTGATGGTTCGACCAAATTTGTATCTTTTAGGCTAGAAAAAAATTCAAACCTATATATCTGTCTATACGGTTCTGTATCAGAGTTTTATGATACTGTGGATATAATTAAAAGAAGTGTTTATTGGCTAGGGTTAATTGTTTTAATTATATTAGGAGTCTTAATATTTGTTGTTTTATCTACAATAACAATACCTATAAAAACATTTACAAATAATCTAGATGATGTTGTCCATGGTCAGGGGGATCTAACAAAAAGGATCAAACTTACAAGTAGGGATGAGATTGGTCTTATGGTAAAACTATTTAATTCATTTTTAAATACGATACAAGATATTATAATTGAAATTAAAAGTAGTGTTCAGGCATCAATTAATATTAGAAGCCATATTGTTTATAGAATAAATGAGACCTTTGCCGCAGTTAAAAAGATCTTAGTAAATATTGTGAGTATAAAGAACCAGGCTAAACAGTTAGATAGTAAGGTTTTAAGATCAGCAGAGGCAGCTAAAGAGATAAATAGAAGTATTCATGACTTAAATAAGTCAATATTTGATCAAAAGTCTATAATTAATACAGCAACTTCAGGTGTTACTTCTATGATTGAGTCATTTAAGGATATTGAGTTGTTTATTGGAGAATCAAAGGACAACATTTTAAGAATAATATCCCATGTTAGTGATGATAAATCTATAAAATATTTAGAGGAGAGTATTAAACTTTTTGACCGAATAAAAAAGCAGACACATACTCTGAACTCAGAAGGTCAGGATATTATTTTAAAAGTTGAACAGCTTAAGATATCCTCTGATAATATAGCTGAAAAGTCTTATGGAATAAAGAAGGAAGCGGATAGCGTTGAAAATATAATGGATGACTCAAAAAATATTGCTAATTATGTTGTTGAATCAATGGATATTATAACTGGGATGGCTAAAAAGATATCTAACTCAATGGAGAGACTAGAACGAAATACTATAGACCTAGAGGAGAGTGGGGAGAGTTTAAGAAAAAGTGTAAATAGGTTTAAAACATAG
- a CDS encoding putative quinol monooxygenase produces the protein MLTVNVKVVVKENYIEDFIEATILNASKSNLEEGIIRFDIIQELDNPQNFMLVEVYNSQDAPAAHKETDHYKTWRDKVEPMMAQPRSSIKYSSIFTKDTNYDL, from the coding sequence ATGTTAACCGTAAATGTAAAAGTTGTTGTAAAAGAGAATTACATAGAGGATTTTATAGAAGCAACCATATTAAATGCATCAAAAAGTAATTTAGAAGAGGGTATAATAAGGTTTGATATTATTCAAGAGTTAGATAACCCACAAAACTTTATGTTAGTTGAAGTTTACAACTCCCAGGATGCCCCAGCTGCCCATAAAGAGACTGACCATTACAAAACATGGAGAGATAAGGTTGAACCTATGATGGCTCAGCCTAGAAGTAGTATAAAATATAGCTCCATATTTACCAAGGATACAAACTATGACCTTTAA
- a CDS encoding iron-containing alcohol dehydrogenase: MTFNFQAPSEIIFGSGKIDELVNIIKPKSENIIIIKGASNRFDYIFETLKSNGIDYSIYCVKNEPLIEDVDRAVTLAKTNLSNLVLGIGGGSVIDVAKAVGIMLLNPGEILDYLEVIGKGEKLTEPSIPTIIVPTTSGTGAEVTKNSVLKSIQHKRKVSMRSPEMIPKTVLIDPKLMLTLPSTTTTYTGMDALTQVIEPFISSLSNPFTDSLCRDAIPRAVDALVGLKEKPSDIKLREEMAYVSLMGGLALANAKLGAVHGFAGPIGGMFEIPHGLICAILLPNTIKVNIEAIESLGLEEDINKYNQLAKLISSDKNLTIRDLPKFLYDLNKKLEIPTLSHFGIKKSDLKEIVDLSKNSSSMKGNTVSLTETQMMNILESSL, translated from the coding sequence ATGACCTTTAATTTTCAAGCACCATCGGAGATAATATTTGGTTCAGGGAAGATAGATGAACTAGTAAATATTATTAAACCTAAAAGTGAAAATATAATAATAATAAAAGGGGCCTCCAATAGGTTTGATTATATTTTTGAGACTTTAAAAAGTAATGGAATAGACTACTCGATCTACTGTGTTAAAAACGAGCCATTAATAGAAGACGTAGACAGAGCTGTAACATTGGCTAAAACAAACCTCTCAAACCTAGTTTTAGGTATTGGAGGAGGAAGCGTAATTGATGTAGCTAAGGCTGTAGGTATTATGTTATTAAACCCTGGAGAGATTTTAGACTACCTAGAGGTTATTGGAAAGGGGGAAAAATTAACAGAACCCTCTATACCAACAATTATAGTTCCTACAACTTCAGGAACAGGGGCAGAAGTTACAAAAAACTCTGTCCTTAAATCCATACAACATAAAAGAAAGGTCAGTATGCGAAGTCCAGAGATGATTCCCAAGACTGTTTTAATTGATCCAAAACTAATGTTAACTCTTCCATCTACTACTACAACTTATACTGGAATGGACGCTTTAACCCAGGTAATAGAACCCTTTATATCTAGTTTATCTAACCCTTTTACAGATAGTCTATGCAGAGATGCCATACCTAGGGCGGTAGATGCCTTAGTTGGTTTAAAAGAGAAACCTAGTGATATAAAACTTAGGGAGGAGATGGCATATGTAAGTCTTATGGGAGGTTTAGCCCTTGCAAACGCTAAGCTTGGAGCTGTTCACGGTTTTGCAGGCCCTATAGGTGGAATGTTCGAAATACCCCATGGCCTTATATGTGCAATTCTTCTACCCAATACAATAAAAGTTAATATAGAGGCCATAGAGAGTCTTGGATTAGAAGAGGATATAAACAAGTATAACCAATTGGCAAAACTAATTAGTAGTGATAAAAACCTAACAATAAGAGATTTACCGAAATTTCTATATGATTTAAACAAAAAGCTAGAGATTCCAACTCTTAGCCATTTTGGAATAAAAAAGAGTGATTTAAAAGAGATTGTAGATCTATCTAAAAACTCAAGCTCGATGAAGGGAAATACTGTTTCCCTTACCGAGACCCAGATGATGAATATTTTAGAATCATCCCTTTAA
- a CDS encoding phosphate acyltransferase — MCVKHFIGKVDFILIGDINKTRELAKSLDVDLEGLTLVNILEERKASEYASELASKGEVDILMKGLVQTGTFMKSILRKDRDLLYENGGVISLISRFILPKYHKPIYLTDCGINIEPDLKQKESILRNAIRVVKSLGVEKPKVACVCPIEFVNPRIKSTVDGEALSKMDIDGAIIEGPISFDVSLSKHAAEVKGFNSSVAGDADILLLII, encoded by the coding sequence ATGTGTGTAAAACACTTTATTGGAAAAGTAGACTTTATATTAATTGGAGATATAAATAAAACCAGGGAGTTAGCTAAATCTTTAGATGTCGATCTAGAGGGTCTTACTCTTGTTAATATATTAGAAGAGAGAAAGGCTAGTGAGTACGCCTCAGAGTTAGCCTCAAAGGGAGAGGTTGACATATTAATGAAGGGTCTTGTTCAAACTGGAACCTTTATGAAGTCTATTTTAAGAAAGGATAGAGACCTTCTATATGAAAATGGAGGAGTTATTAGTCTTATCTCCAGATTTATCTTACCTAAATACCATAAACCCATATATCTAACCGATTGTGGTATAAATATCGAGCCAGATCTTAAACAGAAAGAGAGTATATTAAGAAATGCTATTAGAGTTGTTAAATCCCTAGGTGTTGAAAAGCCAAAGGTCGCCTGTGTATGTCCTATTGAGTTTGTTAACCCGAGAATAAAAAGCACAGTGGATGGGGAAGCTCTAAGCAAGATGGATATTGATGGAGCAATTATTGAGGGGCCAATATCCTTCGATGTCTCCCTATCAAAACATGCTGCAGAAGTAAAAGGATTCAATTCTAGTGTTGCAGGGGACGCAGATATTCTTCTTTTAATAATATAG